One Vallitalea pronyensis genomic region harbors:
- a CDS encoding response regulator transcription factor, with the protein MYKVNLVEDEKNLNDILVLYLKNEGYDVQSFLTGAEVEPCLEDDVHLWILDIMLPDTDGYALIKRIKEHNENMPVIFISARDTDLDVITGLQMGSDDYISKPFLPMELIIRARKLLKRVYKSSETHHQLIHNKYHIDFDKRMLFEGDRHIELTSKEFDFLCTIIRNKNNAMSREFLLNGIWGEDYYGSDRVVDDLVRRVRKKLPELRIETIYGYGYRWCEE; encoded by the coding sequence ATGTATAAGGTCAATCTAGTCGAAGATGAAAAAAACCTCAATGATATCTTGGTGTTATATTTAAAGAATGAAGGTTATGATGTGCAGAGTTTTTTAACAGGTGCTGAGGTAGAGCCATGTTTAGAAGATGATGTACATCTATGGATACTGGACATTATGCTTCCAGATACAGATGGGTATGCATTGATTAAACGCATAAAAGAGCATAATGAGAACATGCCTGTTATTTTTATATCCGCTAGAGACACGGATCTTGATGTGATAACAGGCTTACAGATGGGTAGTGATGATTATATATCAAAACCTTTTTTACCCATGGAACTGATTATTCGAGCAAGAAAATTGTTGAAACGGGTTTATAAGTCCAGTGAAACTCACCATCAGCTTATTCATAACAAATACCACATTGATTTTGATAAAAGAATGTTATTTGAAGGGGATAGACACATTGAATTAACGTCAAAAGAATTTGATTTTTTGTGCACGATTATACGCAATAAAAACAATGCCATGTCCAGAGAATTTTTACTTAATGGTATATGGGGAGAAGACTACTATGGTAGTGACCGGGTTGTGGATGATTTAGTGAGACGTGTACGAAAGAAACTTCCTGAATTGCGCATAGAAACAATTTATGGCTATGGTTACAGGTGGTGTGAAGAATGA
- a CDS encoding AraC family transcriptional regulator produces the protein METMIFTVLNENEKALPIYIEDIGSEHEQEHIIRPQGYWAYQWIQCYHGEGILYVNNKQHVVKKDSGMLLYPHEIHEYKKKTDTWLVDFISFNGTMVMDTLCNHGFTESGVYLMRQSDILLGKIRKAIAVLQTTDYMKNYTCSSIAYAILMDIIKYRFDGRSSEQASPHSRIQPVIEYINHHYQEPLTLEELAGLLKVTPQHLCILFKNTLSMRPFEYITKIRINHSKAIMNQQKHIKIEDVARQVGYESTSYYCSNFKKIEGMTPKTYQRLYT, from the coding sequence ATGGAGACAATGATATTCACGGTATTAAATGAAAATGAAAAAGCCTTGCCTATATACATTGAAGATATAGGGAGTGAACATGAACAAGAGCACATTATTCGGCCTCAAGGCTATTGGGCTTATCAGTGGATACAGTGTTATCATGGTGAAGGTATTTTATATGTCAATAACAAACAACACGTGGTAAAAAAGGATTCGGGTATGCTCCTATACCCCCATGAAATCCATGAGTATAAAAAGAAGACAGACACTTGGTTGGTGGATTTTATAAGTTTTAATGGCACCATGGTTATGGACACCTTATGCAATCACGGGTTTACAGAATCAGGTGTATACCTGATGCGCCAATCGGACATCCTATTAGGAAAAATAAGAAAAGCCATTGCTGTGCTTCAAACCACTGACTACATGAAAAATTATACCTGCTCAAGCATCGCTTATGCCATCTTGATGGATATCATTAAATATCGGTTTGATGGCCGGTCAAGTGAACAAGCATCACCCCATAGCCGTATACAGCCAGTCATTGAATACATTAACCATCATTATCAGGAACCTTTAACATTGGAAGAGTTGGCAGGGCTATTAAAGGTTACACCTCAGCACTTGTGTATCCTGTTCAAAAACACCTTGTCTATGCGGCCCTTTGAGTACATTACAAAGATTCGAATCAATCATAGCAAAGCCATCATGAATCAACAAAAGCACATTAAAATAGAAGATGTAGCCAGACAGGTGGGCTATGAAAGTACCAGTTACTACTGCTCTAATTTTAAGAAAATAGAAGGCATGACACCTAAAACCTATCAACGTCTCTATACTTAA
- a CDS encoding GNAT family N-acetyltransferase has product MEKTLKPCTRDDYEELLRFINKAFEKEEENWFIKHVGNIYETMDTMSDERIGYNYIMKDKGQIVASIGIYPMPMQCTLHEEVIHFTMAGIGSVAVDKAYRGKGIMTAMLQQVNQKMRDQGYPISWLGGDRFRYKNYGWDIAGMQHQMTVTRADLNKMDITKAAGVEATEKDIPVLQEIYKNYDNRQLRSEALWLSHLRRKGLITSIQGDSYLIHDVSRPEHLSELVGERDMLSLLYGHMMHYQLDSVTIDCPRDNSDLVKSLMSIASRYHITSVGGPYGRVQILDADRMWSLMQSAVVKALDTYCNKAYKHELLQQPKEELVKQCLDFVDYGNNAFMPKLPLWLSKIDSV; this is encoded by the coding sequence ATGGAAAAGACATTGAAGCCGTGTACGAGAGATGATTATGAAGAGCTTCTTCGGTTCATTAACAAAGCTTTTGAAAAAGAAGAAGAGAATTGGTTCATTAAACATGTAGGTAACATCTACGAAACTATGGATACCATGTCTGACGAACGAATTGGTTACAATTATATCATGAAAGATAAAGGTCAGATTGTTGCCAGCATTGGTATTTACCCAATGCCTATGCAGTGTACCCTACATGAAGAAGTCATTCATTTTACCATGGCAGGTATTGGTTCTGTTGCTGTTGACAAAGCTTATCGTGGCAAAGGTATCATGACAGCTATGTTGCAGCAGGTAAATCAAAAGATGAGGGACCAAGGCTATCCTATATCATGGTTAGGAGGCGATCGTTTTCGCTATAAAAACTATGGTTGGGACATAGCAGGCATGCAGCATCAAATGACTGTGACCAGAGCTGATCTGAACAAAATGGATATTACCAAGGCCGCTGGTGTAGAAGCTACAGAGAAAGATATTCCTGTTCTACAAGAAATCTATAAAAACTATGACAATCGCCAGTTAAGAAGTGAGGCCTTATGGCTATCCCATTTAAGGAGGAAAGGACTTATAACGTCCATTCAAGGTGATAGTTATTTAATCCATGATGTAAGCCGACCTGAACACCTAAGTGAGTTAGTTGGTGAACGTGATATGTTAAGCTTATTATATGGGCATATGATGCATTATCAATTGGATAGTGTAACCATTGATTGCCCTAGAGATAACAGTGATTTAGTCAAAAGTCTGATGTCCATAGCGTCAAGATATCATATAACATCTGTAGGGGGTCCTTATGGACGCGTTCAGATTCTAGATGCTGATAGGATGTGGTCTTTGATGCAATCAGCAGTTGTAAAAGCGTTGGACACTTATTGTAACAAGGCCTACAAACATGAATTATTGCAGCAACCAAAAGAGGAGCTTGTAAAGCAGTGCTTGGATTTTGTGGATTATGGAAATAACGCTTTTATGCCCAAATTACCATTATGGCTTTCTAAAATTGATTCCGTTTAA
- a CDS encoding ABC transporter ATP-binding protein: protein MGKQENNKKMFGHGPGRGHGMSMPVEKAKNFKGTLKRLLGYLKYQRVKLMIVVLFTILGTLFTVVAPKILGNATTILYEGYLALRNGVQDPIDFQAIGNVLILLVGLYVISAIFNYIRQYIMVNVTQKTIFNIRQEVSEKLERLPLRYYDAYTHGEILSRVTNDIDNMSNALQQSVTQLISAVITILGVLVMMLSISPLMTLIALVTLPLSVFITKGVAKRSQAYFKSQQKNIGALNGHVEEMYTGHKIVKAFGYEEKAMERFDAINEELYEAGWKAQFISGIIMPMMTFVNNLGYVFVCITGGILMIRNAIKLGDIQAFIQYSRQFSQPIVQTANMANIIQSTIASAERVFELLDEEEEIPDTSIPSQINEPKGNVAFKEVDFGYKKEVPLINNMQLDVHAGQTVAIVGPTGAGKTTLVNLLMRFYELDSGKITVDGTDITKLKRSHLRQLFGMVLQDTWLFNGTIGENIAYGNMDATEQEIIDAAKAAHADHFIRTLPDGYDTILNEEASNISQGQKQLLTIARAILADPAILILDEATSSVDTRTEVYIQKAMQTLMKGRTSFVIAHRLSTIRDADVILVMNEGDIIEKGTHQGLIAQNGFYAELYNSQFMGSKESA, encoded by the coding sequence ATGGGTAAACAAGAAAATAATAAAAAAATGTTTGGGCACGGTCCAGGAAGAGGTCATGGTATGTCCATGCCCGTTGAGAAAGCTAAAAACTTTAAAGGAACTCTCAAACGCTTATTAGGTTATTTAAAATATCAACGGGTGAAACTGATGATTGTTGTACTCTTTACCATACTGGGTACACTATTCACTGTTGTTGCACCTAAAATACTGGGAAATGCCACGACTATTCTGTATGAGGGTTACTTAGCATTGAGAAATGGTGTGCAAGACCCCATTGATTTTCAAGCCATAGGTAATGTGTTAATCTTACTGGTTGGACTGTATGTCATCAGCGCTATTTTTAATTACATTCGACAATACATCATGGTTAATGTGACACAAAAAACCATTTTTAATATACGACAAGAAGTCAGTGAGAAGTTAGAACGGTTACCGTTGCGTTACTATGATGCCTACACCCATGGAGAAATATTGAGTCGTGTTACCAATGATATTGACAACATGAGTAACGCTTTGCAACAAAGCGTAACACAGCTTATATCCGCTGTCATAACCATACTTGGTGTACTGGTCATGATGTTATCCATTAGTCCTCTTATGACATTAATTGCTTTGGTCACCTTACCCCTTAGTGTTTTTATCACCAAAGGTGTAGCGAAGCGATCACAAGCTTACTTTAAAAGCCAACAAAAGAATATTGGTGCATTGAATGGACATGTGGAAGAGATGTACACAGGTCACAAAATTGTAAAAGCATTTGGTTATGAAGAAAAAGCCATGGAGCGGTTTGATGCCATCAATGAGGAACTCTATGAGGCTGGTTGGAAAGCACAATTTATATCGGGTATTATCATGCCCATGATGACCTTTGTCAATAACTTAGGCTATGTGTTTGTCTGTATAACCGGTGGTATTCTGATGATTAGAAATGCCATTAAACTAGGGGATATTCAAGCTTTCATACAGTATTCCAGGCAATTTAGCCAGCCTATCGTACAGACAGCTAACATGGCCAATATTATTCAGTCAACCATAGCATCTGCAGAACGTGTATTTGAACTCCTTGATGAAGAGGAAGAAATTCCAGATACATCCATACCATCCCAAATTAATGAACCCAAAGGTAACGTGGCGTTTAAGGAAGTGGATTTCGGTTATAAAAAAGAAGTGCCGTTGATCAATAACATGCAATTAGATGTGCATGCAGGCCAAACAGTGGCTATTGTAGGTCCAACAGGTGCAGGAAAAACAACATTGGTGAATTTATTGATGCGGTTTTATGAGTTGGACAGTGGAAAAATTACCGTGGATGGAACAGATATTACCAAGCTAAAACGTAGTCATCTAAGGCAATTATTTGGTATGGTGCTTCAAGATACATGGTTGTTTAATGGCACAATTGGTGAAAACATTGCCTATGGCAACATGGATGCTACAGAACAGGAAATTATAGATGCTGCAAAAGCGGCTCATGCGGATCATTTTATCAGGACATTACCAGATGGATACGATACCATCCTGAATGAGGAAGCAAGTAATATATCTCAAGGTCAAAAGCAATTATTAACCATTGCAAGGGCTATACTAGCTGACCCTGCTATACTCATACTGGATGAAGCCACTAGCAGCGTGGACACAAGGACCGAAGTCTATATACAGAAAGCCATGCAGACCCTTATGAAAGGACGTACCAGCTTTGTCATTGCCCATCGTTTGTCAACCATCAGGGATGCAGATGTGATTTTGGTCATGAATGAAGGGGATATCATCGAAAAAGGAACCCATCAAGGGTTAATTGCTCAGAATGGTTTTTATGCAGAATTATACAATAGTCAATTTATGGGGAGTAAAGAGAGTGCATAA
- a CDS encoding ABC transporter ATP-binding protein: MIKLFKGIKPYKIAVIVILIFTFMQTFTELFLPTIMAKIVDVGIVNEDMAYILRMGAIMLAVAGIGGACSVYSRYLSSKVANGFGRNLRQQVFQKVEGYSLQEFDHMGTSSLITRTTNDITQVQNVLVMLLRIFVMAPIMAIGGIIMAITRNPNLSVTLVGVIVVLAIVIGILASKSLPLFKSIQKKLDRLNLVLRERLTGIRVIRAFNKTTYEKSRFQKANQDLTDTTKRVNKMMALLQPLLTLLFSLTTIVIVWAGAFKVNEGSMLVGDLMAYIQYVSLIMFALIMLTMVFIMVPRASASATRIQEVLSMETPIKDPVNPQNTHTKKGYVTFDHVTFGFQGAEGHALQDISFQAKPGEVTAIIGGTGSGKSTLIHLLARFYDATQGAIMVDGMDIRHMTQKALREKIGLVPQKAVLFSGTIAENIRFGSENASDEDIKHAATIAQATEFIEQMDDGYDAVIAQGGTNLSGGQKQRLSIARALVKKPEIYIFDDSFSALDFKTDAKLRKALKQEVTEGTVLIVAQRVTTVMDADRIIVLDDGVMVGMGTHEELLSSCEVYEQIVRSQLSEEELA, from the coding sequence ATGATTAAGTTATTTAAAGGGATTAAACCTTATAAAATAGCCGTTATTGTTATACTTATTTTTACGTTTATGCAGACATTTACAGAGCTGTTTTTGCCAACAATAATGGCTAAAATTGTGGATGTAGGTATTGTCAATGAAGACATGGCTTATATTCTTAGAATGGGTGCTATCATGCTTGCTGTTGCTGGTATAGGCGGGGCATGTTCTGTCTATTCCAGATATTTATCATCCAAAGTAGCTAATGGTTTTGGTAGGAATCTCCGTCAGCAAGTATTTCAAAAAGTGGAAGGGTACTCTTTACAAGAGTTCGATCACATGGGTACATCATCTCTGATTACCCGAACAACCAATGATATTACTCAGGTGCAGAATGTATTGGTGATGTTGCTTCGTATATTTGTTATGGCACCTATAATGGCTATTGGCGGTATCATCATGGCCATTACGCGTAATCCTAATTTATCGGTTACCCTAGTAGGTGTTATTGTGGTATTAGCCATTGTCATTGGTATTCTAGCCAGTAAAAGTTTACCCTTATTCAAATCCATTCAAAAAAAATTGGATCGACTCAATCTGGTTTTAAGAGAACGCTTAACAGGCATTCGTGTAATCCGTGCATTCAATAAAACCACCTATGAAAAGAGTCGCTTTCAAAAAGCCAATCAAGATTTAACGGACACCACAAAGCGTGTGAATAAAATGATGGCTCTGTTACAGCCACTTTTAACCTTACTATTTAGTTTAACCACCATTGTTATCGTATGGGCTGGCGCATTTAAAGTCAATGAAGGGTCCATGTTAGTCGGGGATTTAATGGCCTATATTCAGTATGTGAGTTTGATCATGTTTGCCCTTATTATGTTAACCATGGTATTTATTATGGTACCAAGAGCATCTGCATCGGCTACAAGAATTCAAGAAGTATTGTCCATGGAAACACCCATTAAAGACCCTGTAAACCCTCAAAACACCCATACAAAAAAAGGCTACGTGACCTTTGATCATGTGACCTTTGGTTTCCAAGGTGCAGAAGGTCATGCACTCCAAGATATCAGCTTTCAAGCAAAGCCTGGTGAAGTGACTGCCATCATTGGCGGAACAGGTTCTGGTAAATCAACGTTGATTCATTTATTAGCTCGGTTTTACGATGCTACACAAGGTGCCATTATGGTTGATGGTATGGATATTCGTCACATGACACAAAAAGCTTTACGTGAAAAGATTGGGCTTGTGCCTCAAAAAGCTGTTTTATTTAGCGGTACCATTGCTGAGAATATTCGTTTTGGTAGTGAGAATGCTTCTGATGAAGACATAAAACATGCTGCAACCATAGCCCAAGCAACGGAGTTTATTGAGCAAATGGATGACGGCTATGATGCTGTTATTGCCCAAGGCGGTACCAATCTATCCGGTGGACAAAAGCAGCGTTTATCCATTGCCAGAGCATTGGTTAAGAAACCTGAGATTTATATATTTGATGATAGCTTTTCTGCCCTTGATTTTAAGACAGATGCTAAGCTTAGAAAAGCCCTCAAACAAGAAGTGACAGAGGGTACAGTGTTAATTGTTGCTCAACGGGTAACAACAGTCATGGATGCAGATCGTATTATTGTGCTGGATGATGGTGTTATGGTTGGTATGGGCACACATGAAGAATTGCTAAGTTCCTGTGAGGTCTATGAGCAAATTGTACGATCACAGCTATCAGAGGAGGAGTTGGCATAA
- a CDS encoding MarR family winged helix-turn-helix transcriptional regulator, with protein sequence MNAERDTLVKKIFTFMPLVHRKFFKGMHLKKNIHKMQLLRLIAEADGMPMKYYGEALYISKPNLTKMINRLIEAGFVERKHNEEDRRMITIFMTQKGRSYMEEEKQAMKAKMLEKLQVLSDEEVSALTYHFNEMEKILEKLS encoded by the coding sequence ATGAATGCAGAGCGCGATACATTAGTGAAGAAAATATTTACGTTCATGCCTTTAGTGCATCGAAAATTTTTTAAAGGCATGCACTTAAAGAAAAACATACACAAGATGCAATTGTTAAGATTAATAGCAGAGGCAGATGGTATGCCAATGAAATATTACGGGGAGGCACTCTATATATCCAAGCCAAACCTCACCAAGATGATCAATCGACTGATTGAAGCTGGGTTTGTAGAAAGAAAGCATAATGAGGAAGACCGTCGTATGATTACAATATTTATGACTCAGAAGGGCCGTAGCTACATGGAAGAAGAGAAGCAGGCCATGAAGGCAAAAATGTTAGAAAAATTACAGGTCTTATCCGATGAAGAAGTAAGCGCTTTAACGTACCATTTTAATGAGATGGAGAAAATTTTAGAGAAACTGAGTTAA
- a CDS encoding DUF523 domain-containing protein produces MVLVSACLAGINCRYNGSNSCHQQIKQLVEDGKAIPVCPEVLAGLTIPRKCCEMIKVDGKIKILTEDGEDLTDAFIKGAEKTWEMAKVLEIERAILQTRSPSCGYGIVYDGTFTGHLIEGNGFTAALLAQKGIQVYTELNFKDVTW; encoded by the coding sequence ATGGTTTTAGTAAGTGCATGTCTTGCAGGGATTAATTGTCGTTACAATGGCAGCAATAGTTGTCATCAACAGATTAAGCAACTCGTTGAAGATGGTAAAGCAATTCCTGTCTGCCCTGAAGTACTTGCCGGTTTAACCATACCAAGGAAATGCTGTGAGATGATTAAGGTGGATGGAAAAATAAAAATCCTTACAGAAGATGGGGAGGATTTGACTGATGCTTTTATTAAAGGAGCAGAGAAGACTTGGGAGATGGCCAAAGTATTAGAGATAGAGCGGGCAATCTTACAAACAAGAAGCCCTTCTTGTGGCTACGGCATCGTTTATGATGGTACATTCACTGGTCATCTCATTGAAGGTAATGGGTTCACGGCAGCCTTACTGGCTCAAAAAGGCATTCAAGTCTATACAGAGCTTAATTTTAAAGATGTAACCTGGTAA
- a CDS encoding carbohydrate ABC transporter permease, whose protein sequence is MKKILSVLKYGLLVIYSAVSLYPLFWLLLYSFKDNEEILSTNPYGFPKVWRLENYVRAMTEFDLPLYFKNSLVVAFIAMFIGITVALLFGYAIARMKFKIASHLRLYVILGMFVPVQVYIIPLILQVNRLNLTGSLWSVIIPYIAMGLPFSILVLYGFYRGLPIELEESAFMDGASIFRTYYSIILPLMKPSIAALVIYQFMQFWNEFTLALLLLQDPELKTLPLGLSTFMGQFSTQWGPTGATLVIASTPVIIMYILFSDKVEKAMSVTSGIKG, encoded by the coding sequence TTGAAAAAAATATTATCGGTTCTTAAATATGGTTTATTGGTTATTTATTCAGCTGTTTCATTGTATCCTCTTTTTTGGCTGCTGTTGTATTCCTTTAAAGATAATGAAGAAATATTGTCTACGAATCCCTATGGTTTTCCCAAGGTATGGCGGTTAGAGAATTACGTCAGGGCCATGACAGAATTTGATCTGCCCCTTTATTTTAAAAACAGTTTAGTGGTAGCGTTCATTGCTATGTTCATTGGTATTACAGTTGCTTTACTGTTTGGCTATGCCATTGCAAGGATGAAGTTCAAAATAGCATCACATTTACGTTTATATGTTATACTTGGTATGTTTGTACCTGTTCAGGTCTATATCATTCCATTAATCTTACAGGTCAACCGCCTTAACTTAACAGGTTCATTATGGTCTGTTATTATACCGTACATCGCAATGGGGCTGCCTTTTTCCATCCTTGTACTGTATGGTTTCTATCGCGGACTGCCCATTGAACTAGAAGAATCTGCATTTATGGATGGAGCAAGTATTTTTAGAACCTATTACAGCATTATATTACCGTTAATGAAACCCAGTATTGCTGCTTTGGTGATCTATCAATTTATGCAATTCTGGAATGAATTTACATTGGCACTGTTGTTGCTTCAAGACCCTGAATTAAAAACATTACCTCTTGGTCTTTCAACCTTTATGGGGCAATTTTCTACCCAATGGGGTCCAACAGGCGCTACATTAGTCATTGCAAGTACCCCTGTTATCATTATGTATATTCTATTTTCAGATAAAGTAGAAAAAGCCATGTCCGTTACTTCTGGCATTAAAGGTTAA
- a CDS encoding carbohydrate ABC transporter permease, translated as MNSFFKNKKAFLIFTVPLLLIYTTVIVYPVLQTFVMSFFKWDGLNIPEYIGLENFKKVFESKDLKVSFYNGLKYSAFIAIYQIGIASIIANILNSKRLRFRKFFRTAYFIPVVLSITVVSQLWIAIYHAEFGLLNKVFESLGIDYQQSWLFENNTAIYAVAFVDAWKGMGYHLILIYAGLRAIPETYFEAAQVDGANAWKKFTKVTLPMMSETYKICLTLTLTWGFRAFEAIYIMTKGGPGNASYTMPLMVYKGIFSLNNNGFAASTAVILLLQCVVVMFVVEKIFHRKSFEV; from the coding sequence TTGAATAGTTTTTTTAAGAATAAAAAAGCATTTTTGATTTTTACGGTTCCTTTATTACTCATCTATACAACCGTCATTGTCTACCCCGTTTTACAAACTTTTGTTATGAGTTTTTTTAAATGGGATGGATTAAACATACCTGAATATATAGGTCTTGAGAATTTTAAAAAGGTGTTTGAATCAAAAGACCTGAAAGTATCTTTTTATAATGGCTTAAAATATTCAGCTTTTATAGCCATTTATCAAATAGGAATTGCCTCAATCATTGCAAATATACTCAATTCAAAACGCCTAAGATTTAGAAAGTTTTTTAGAACAGCATATTTTATCCCTGTGGTATTATCCATCACGGTTGTGTCACAGTTATGGATAGCCATTTATCACGCTGAATTCGGTTTGCTTAACAAAGTATTTGAATCCTTAGGTATTGATTATCAACAATCTTGGTTATTTGAGAACAATACAGCTATTTATGCTGTTGCTTTTGTAGATGCGTGGAAAGGTATGGGTTATCATTTAATTCTTATCTACGCTGGACTACGCGCTATACCTGAAACCTATTTTGAAGCGGCTCAAGTGGACGGTGCCAATGCTTGGAAGAAATTTACAAAAGTGACCCTTCCCATGATGTCAGAAACCTATAAGATCTGTTTAACATTAACACTTACTTGGGGATTCAGGGCCTTTGAAGCCATTTATATCATGACAAAAGGCGGGCCAGGCAATGCAAGCTACACCATGCCGCTCATGGTATACAAAGGCATTTTCTCATTAAACAACAATGGATTTGCAGCGTCAACGGCTGTGATCTTATTGTTACAATGTGTTGTGGTGATGTTTGTTGTGGAAAAAATCTTCCATAGAAAATCATTTGAAGTGTAA
- a CDS encoding ABC transporter substrate-binding protein, producing MKKLLTLLMMVVMLFSLAACGSEKEEKKETDTGSTENSAGDSKDNEGSEEKIPLRLYTYYADTDVAVVDQAVARLEEKFPIEIEIIHRVDATGVELKTMAAVGKLPDIYEVTGETIINTFLESGDIEPLEDVMEENGVMEKVNPTSLGSLVNADGHTYAMNFEPPRNFLIYYNQSVFDEYGVKLPTNYDELLEATKTFADNKIIPFALFAAQPWPGIQFYDTIASRYNPGGVKALMDGTADITDPGYVRAAEQVVELVNAGFIGKSSFATNASQAFELFKTGKAAMIGNGTWYLLDIAEYGEGYGYLDNPLAEPGKEAETLYVRSGGSSQGGWTVNPKGEHVDLAKKVAIEYCIERAVASVELFGTANPLTYEVTPKEARHPAAQKYSDEIGKFESTTYFPWNIPNPEIATALNDNHQALLSGGITVEEFIADMDKVIKANR from the coding sequence ATGAAAAAACTTTTAACATTACTTATGATGGTTGTTATGCTATTTAGTTTGGCAGCATGTGGAAGTGAAAAAGAAGAAAAAAAAGAAACAGACACTGGAAGTACCGAAAACAGTGCGGGGGATTCAAAAGACAATGAAGGGTCAGAAGAGAAGATACCTTTAAGATTATATACGTATTATGCAGATACAGATGTTGCTGTTGTTGATCAAGCGGTAGCAAGACTGGAAGAAAAATTCCCAATTGAAATTGAAATTATTCATCGTGTGGATGCTACAGGTGTGGAGTTAAAGACAATGGCAGCTGTTGGAAAATTACCTGATATTTATGAGGTTACGGGTGAAACCATCATCAATACGTTTTTAGAGTCAGGGGATATCGAACCACTTGAAGATGTGATGGAAGAAAATGGTGTCATGGAAAAAGTCAATCCCACAAGTCTTGGTTCATTGGTTAATGCTGATGGTCATACTTATGCCATGAACTTTGAACCACCTCGTAACTTTTTGATTTATTACAATCAATCGGTTTTTGATGAGTATGGTGTTAAATTACCTACAAATTACGATGAATTATTAGAAGCAACCAAAACATTTGCAGATAATAAAATTATACCTTTTGCTTTATTTGCAGCACAGCCATGGCCAGGTATTCAGTTCTATGATACCATCGCTTCACGTTACAACCCAGGTGGCGTTAAGGCTTTAATGGATGGTACAGCTGATATTACTGACCCAGGCTATGTAAGAGCAGCGGAACAAGTGGTTGAATTGGTCAATGCAGGCTTTATTGGTAAGAGTTCCTTTGCAACCAATGCATCACAAGCATTTGAATTGTTTAAAACAGGTAAAGCGGCTATGATTGGTAATGGAACGTGGTACTTACTGGATATAGCTGAATATGGTGAAGGCTATGGTTACTTGGATAACCCACTTGCAGAACCTGGTAAAGAAGCGGAAACTTTATATGTACGTTCTGGCGGCTCCTCTCAAGGTGGATGGACCGTTAATCCAAAAGGTGAACATGTGGATTTAGCTAAAAAAGTTGCTATTGAATATTGTATTGAACGAGCTGTTGCCAGTGTGGAGTTATTTGGTACAGCTAATCCTCTAACGTATGAAGTAACACCTAAAGAAGCCCGTCATCCAGCAGCACAAAAGTATTCCGATGAAATTGGCAAATTTGAGTCAACCACTTATTTTCCTTGGAACATTCCAAATCCTGAGATAGCAACGGCACTCAATGATAATCATCAGGCACTCTTGTCAGGTGGTATAACCGTTGAAGAGTTTATTGCGGATATGGATAAAGTAATAAAAGCAAATCGTTAA